The region ACCTTCTTCGAAATGCTCGGCAATTTCTCCTTCGGCGACTACTTCAAGAAGGACGCTATCGCCTGGGGGTGGGAGTTCGTAACCAAGGAACTCGGCCTTCACCCCGACAAGCTGTGGGTCACCATCCACACCAAGGACGATGAAGCCTTCGAAATCTGGCGCGACGATATCAGCGTGCCGGTTGAGCGCATTGTCCGCATGGAGGACAACTTCTGGGAAATCGGCCCCGGCCCCTGCGGTCCCTGCTCGGAGATTTACGTAGACCTCGGGCCGGAACGCGGCTGCGGCAAGCCGGATTGCGCCGTCGGCTGCAACTGCGACCGTTACCTGGAAATCTGGAATCTTGTCTTCACCCAGTTCGACCGCGACGAAGCCGGCAACTACACGCCGCTCGCCAAGAAAAACATCGATACCGGCGCCGGCCTCGAACGCATCGCGTCGGTGCTGCAGAATAAAAAGTCCAATTTCGAGACCGATCTGCTTTTCCCGATCATTGAGCACATGGAAAAAGTAGCCGGTGTCAAGTACGGCGCCTCGGCGCATACCGACGTATCCCTCAAGGTCATCGCCGACCACGGCCGCAGCATGGTGGTCATGATCGGCGACGGCATCCTGCCTGCCAACGAAGGCCGCGGCTACGTGCTTCGCCGCATCCTCCGCCGGGCCGTCCGCCACGGACGCCTGATGGGGGTCGACAAACCCTTTCTCACCGCGATCGTCGATGTCGTGGCGGATATTTTCGCCGAGCCTTATCCCGATATTGGCGAAAAGCGGGCCTATATCAAGAAAGTCATCCAGATGGAGGAAGACCGCTTCGGCGCCACCCTTCTCCAGGGACTCGACCTTCTCAACAAGCACATCGATGAGCTGAAGGCGGCCGGCGGTAAAACTCTCGACGGCGCGTCGGCCTTTCGTCTCTACGATACCTTCGGCTTCCCGTGGGAGCTGACCGAGGAAATCCTGTCCGAAAACGGCATGTCGATGGACAAGACCGCTTTCGATGACGCTATGAACCAGCAGCGGGAGCGGGCCCGCGCCGCCCGCAGCGAAAACGCCCGTATCGACCTGCCCGATCTGACCGGCGTAATCAACGCGCCCGTGGTCCAAGACCCGTGCGCCGATACTGCCAAGATCGTCGTCATCCTCAAGGACGGCAAGGTCCTCGCCGAAGCTAACGACGGCGAAGAGGCGGCCGTTATCTTGAACGTCACCCCCTTCTACGCCGAAAGCGGCGGCCAGGTCGGCGACGCCGGCGTTGTCGCCGGACCCTTGGGAAAGATGCGGGTCAGCACGGCCCAGAAGCTGCCTGACGGCACCGTCTACCATGTCGGCTATATCGAGGAAGGAACGCTCAAGACAGGCGATACCGTAAAGGTAGCGGTTGAAATGCCCCGCCACCTTGCAACCGCCCGCAACCATACCGCGACCCATCTTCTCCACGCCGCCCTCAAGCAGGTCGTCGGCAGTCACGTGAACCAGGCCGGTTCGTTGGTTGGTTCCGACAGACTGCGGTTCGATTTTACCCATTTCGCCCCGGTAACTGAACCGGAACTTGCCGAGGTCGAAAGGCTGGTCAACCAGGCCATCCTCGACAACATCCCGGTCGCGGCCATCGAAACCACCCAGGACCTAGCCAGGGACATGGGGGCGGTGGCGCTGTTCGGCGAAAAATACGGCCATAAGGTGAGGGTAGTCGTCGCCGGCGACTTCAGCAAGGAACTGTGCGGCGGCAGTCACGTGGGCAGCACGGCAGAAATAGCCCTGTTCAAGATCGTCAGCGAAGCCAGCGTCGGCTCCGGCCTGCGTCGTATCGAGGCGGTTACCGGCGGCGGCGCGCTTGAATACATCAACAGCCGCGAACGCATTCTCACCGCTGCTGCGGCAGCCCTCAAAACCAGGCCGGAGGAGCTGGCCGGCAAGGTGGAGGCTCTGGCCGCGGAAATCAAGGAAGTGGAACGCGAACTTGCCAAGGCCAACGTTGAGAAGGCGAAGGGAGAAGTCCAGCGTCTGGCGGATAATCCGGTCACGATCGGCGGCTGCCAGGTAATCAGCGCCGAGGTTGCCATTCCCGACATCGAAGGCCTGCGCAACCTCGCCGACATGCTGCGCGACAAGCTGGCCGGCAAGGCGGGCGTAATCGTGCTCGGCGCCAAACAAGGCGACAAGGTGAGTCTCGTGGCTACGGCCACTCCCCAGGCTGTCGGTCTTGGCGCACACGCCGGCAACATCGTAAAGGCGGCGGCGGCGGTGGCCGGCGGCGGCGGCGGCGGTCGCCCGGACATGGCCCAGGCCGGCGGCAAGCTGCCCGAGAAACTGGCGGATGCGCTGAAAGCCGCCGAAACTGCGCTCGAAGGCCAGATTAAAAAATAAGCTTTCAGGGGCGGGCCGCAGGGATAGGCCCGCCCGTGATTTATTTTCCGCCCACACAGGAAATAAATAGGCAGAGTAGAATATAATGGTATAGCACGGGAAATACTAATGGGGAGGAGGGTGTCCCATGGCCAATCCGTCTGAGCAGACGATGATGTTCAAAGTCGACAGCGAGGAGAAAAACGCTGCCGTCATCATCAACTCCGTATACGAGGCGTTGAGGGAGAAAGGTTACAACCCGATCAACCAACTGGTAGGATACCTTCTGTCAGGAGACCCGACCTACATAACCAGCTACAAGAATGCCCGCACGCTGATCCGTAAGCTCGAGCGGGACGAATTGCTCGAAGAACTGGTCAAGGCCTACCTGGAAAAGAAGTAGATGGAGTACCGCGTTCTCGGCAACACGGGCCTTTTGGTGTCGCGTCTGTGCTTCGGGGCGCTGACCATCGGTCCATTGCAGGCAAAATTGCCTCTGCAGAGCGGCGCCGCCGTTATCCGGGCGGCCCTGGACGCAGGGGTTAATTTTATTGACACCGCCGAACTCTACGGCACCTACCCTTATATCAAGGCCGCTATTCGCGGCGCGACCGACGTTATCGTGGCTTCAAAATCCTACGCCTACACCTATGACGACATGCGTCGCAGCGTGGAAGAGGCCTGCCGGGCGATCGGCCGCGACTATATCGACATTTTCCTGCTGCACGAGCAGCCCAGCCGCCTGACTTTAAAAGGCCATGCCGATGCCCTGGCCTACCTGACGGACGCCAAGCGTCAGGGGACGATAAGAGCGGCGGGAGTTTCCACCCATACTGTCGAGGTAGCGCGGGCGGCGGCGGAAATGGCCGCGGTCGACGTCATCCACCCTTTGTTCAATAGGCGCGGCGTCGGGATAATGGACGGCACGGCGGAAGACATGGCCGCCGCTGTCGCCGCCGCGGCTGCGGCCGGCAAAGGCGTCTACACCATGAAAGCGCTGGGCGGAGGCCACCTCATCAAGGACGCGGCGGCGGCGCTTTCCTGGGTGCTCGCTTCTCCAGGCGTTTGTTCCGTAGCGGTGGGGATGCAGTCGACCGATGAGGTGGCGTATAACTGTGCGTTGGTCAAGGGGACAAGTCCTGACCGGGAAATCGCTGGTCGCCTTGCGGGACGCACGCGGCGGCTGTTGATCGAAGACTGGTGCGCAGGCTGCGGGCGGTGCGCGGACAAGTGTCCGGCCGGCGCTTTGCGCCTCAGGGACGGTCGGATCGCGGTCGACCCGGCGAAATGCCTTTGTTGCGGCTATTGCGGAGCACACTGTCCCGAGTTTTGTTTAAAAATAATATAGAATAGATAATTGGGAGCCATTATGCGCATACTAGCACTTGATGTCGGCGAAAGGACGATCGGCGTGGCCGTGAGCGACGAACTGGGGCTTACCGCCCAGGGGCTGGAGGTCATCCGGCGCACTTCACCCGCGGCCGACTTCCGCCG is a window of Selenomonadales bacterium 4137-cl DNA encoding:
- a CDS encoding aldo/keto reductase, giving the protein MEYRVLGNTGLLVSRLCFGALTIGPLQAKLPLQSGAAVIRAALDAGVNFIDTAELYGTYPYIKAAIRGATDVIVASKSYAYTYDDMRRSVEEACRAIGRDYIDIFLLHEQPSRLTLKGHADALAYLTDAKRQGTIRAAGVSTHTVEVARAAAEMAAVDVIHPLFNRRGVGIMDGTAEDMAAAVAAAAAAGKGVYTMKALGGGHLIKDAAAALSWVLASPGVCSVAVGMQSTDEVAYNCALVKGTSPDREIAGRLAGRTRRLLIEDWCAGCGRCADKCPAGALRLRDGRIAVDPAKCLCCGYCGAHCPEFCLKII
- the alaS gene encoding alanine--tRNA ligase; the encoded protein is MINLTGNELRKKFLQFFASKDHLVLPSYPLVPENDPTLLLIGAGMAPFKPFFTGKMKPPHLRIATSQKCVRTGDIENVGRTARHHTFFEMLGNFSFGDYFKKDAIAWGWEFVTKELGLHPDKLWVTIHTKDDEAFEIWRDDISVPVERIVRMEDNFWEIGPGPCGPCSEIYVDLGPERGCGKPDCAVGCNCDRYLEIWNLVFTQFDRDEAGNYTPLAKKNIDTGAGLERIASVLQNKKSNFETDLLFPIIEHMEKVAGVKYGASAHTDVSLKVIADHGRSMVVMIGDGILPANEGRGYVLRRILRRAVRHGRLMGVDKPFLTAIVDVVADIFAEPYPDIGEKRAYIKKVIQMEEDRFGATLLQGLDLLNKHIDELKAAGGKTLDGASAFRLYDTFGFPWELTEEILSENGMSMDKTAFDDAMNQQRERARAARSENARIDLPDLTGVINAPVVQDPCADTAKIVVILKDGKVLAEANDGEEAAVILNVTPFYAESGGQVGDAGVVAGPLGKMRVSTAQKLPDGTVYHVGYIEEGTLKTGDTVKVAVEMPRHLATARNHTATHLLHAALKQVVGSHVNQAGSLVGSDRLRFDFTHFAPVTEPELAEVERLVNQAILDNIPVAAIETTQDLARDMGAVALFGEKYGHKVRVVVAGDFSKELCGGSHVGSTAEIALFKIVSEASVGSGLRRIEAVTGGGALEYINSRERILTAAAAALKTRPEELAGKVEALAAEIKEVERELAKANVEKAKGEVQRLADNPVTIGGCQVISAEVAIPDIEGLRNLADMLRDKLAGKAGVIVLGAKQGDKVSLVATATPQAVGLGAHAGNIVKAAAAVAGGGGGGRPDMAQAGGKLPEKLADALKAAETALEGQIKK
- a CDS encoding IreB family regulatory phosphoprotein; the encoded protein is MANPSEQTMMFKVDSEEKNAAVIINSVYEALREKGYNPINQLVGYLLSGDPTYITSYKNARTLIRKLERDELLEELVKAYLEKK